The window GACAGTTAAAAGCCTTGAATATCCCTGTCATGATCGTATTTGAAGGATTTGGGGCATCTGGGAAAGGACTGCAGATTGGAGAGCTGATCCAAAGCTTGGATCCACGTGGATTTACTGTGTATGCGGTAAAGGAGGAGTCCAAGGAAGAACACTTTCATCCTTTCCTCTGGAGGTTTTGGACAAAAACACCGGAAAAAGGGAGGATTGCTATATTTGATGGAAGCTGGTACCGCAAGGTTTTGATTGAAAGGTTCGATAAGAAAACAAAAATAAAGGAAATTTCAGATGCCTACCAGTCCATCTGTTCTTTTGAGAGGCAGCTAGCCCAGGACGGCTGCATTATAATAAAACTTTTACTGGATATTGACCAGAAGGAGCAGAAAAGTCGCCTGAAGAAGCTGAAAAGCTCCAGGGAAACGGCATGGAGGGTCAGCCAAGGGGACTTAGAACGGAATGCACGGTATAAAGAGTATAGCCAGATGATGGAGGAGATGCTGCAGATTACAGATACAGATTTTGCTCCATGGACCATAATTGAGGCAACAGACCGAAGATTCGCTACAGTAAAGATTTATTCTGTGATCATAAAGTCACTGGAAGAACAGCTTGACAAAGTAATAAAGAAAAAAGCTAAGGAGAAGGCGGCGGAGGCCATTGAAGAATTTGCAGAGGAAGGAAATATTACAGCCGAAGCGGTCAGGACAACAGTGGATGAAAAATCTTTGGGAGAATCTGTGCTGTCCAGGGCAGACCTGACTCTGAGCCTGAGTAAAGCAGAATATAAGAGAAGGCTGAAGGAGCTCCAGAAGAAAATGCGTCTTCTCCACGGGGAGATTTATAGAAGAAGGATTCCTGTGATACTGGGGTTCGAGGGTTGGGACGCAGGGGGCAAGGGCGGTGCAATTAAACGGCTGACAGCGAAGATGGATCCAAGAGGGTTTGTAGTCCATCCGACAGCATCCCCCAATGATATTGAAAAGGCACATCATTATCTCTGGCGTTTCTGGAGTGCAGTACCAAAGGCGGGGCATATTGCGGTCTTTGACCGCACCTGGTACGGGCGCGTCATGGTAGAGCGTATAGAAGGGTTCTGTACAAAACTGGAATGGCAGAGAGCCTATAAAGAAATCAATGACATGGAAAGAGATTTTGTGAATGCAGGCGCCATTGTCATGAAATTCTGGATGCAGATTGATAAAGAAGAGCAGGAGAGACGTTTTAAAGCACGTCAGGAAAATCCCCAGAAACAGTGGAAAATCACTGAGGAGGACTGGAGGAACAGAGATAAATGGGAGCAGTATGAAGAGGCAGTCAATGAGATGCTGATACGTACCTCCACTAAAAGCGCGCCCTGGATTGTGGTAGAGGGGAATGATAAATATTATGCCCGTATTAAAGTGCTGGAATCTGTAGTCCAGGCAGTGGAAGATAGGATAAGGGATTTAAAATAATGGACTTCTGGGAATTGACTGGGCGTCAAGCCTGGGGCAAAGGGCAGATCCTAACTGGCTTCTTCCTATAGGGGGCCAAACGGATATGAAAATATGCCTGTTTGGCCTTTTATGCCAAGAGAATAAAGGAAATAGGCAGTAATTGCAGAATAGTATATATAGAACAGGGCGGCCATACCCCAAGGCTATGGGGCGCTGATTCCGGATATAATTTAATGAGAATGTGCTTTGCGCATTCTTTTTCATGATGAGGGACAGGCCTATGACAATCAGAGAACAGATGGAAGAGAGAGAACTGCACTATTTAAGTCCCTATGCAGTCTTTAGCAGAGACTCCAGAGGGAGAGAGAGACAGGAAACAGAGTGCGACATACGCCCTGTATTCCAGAGAGACCGGGACCGGATACTGCACTGCAAGGCATTCCGGCGCCTGAAACAGAAAACCCAGGTATTCTTGCTTCCCAAAGGGGATCACTACCGGACAAGGCTCACCCACACGCTGGAAGTTTCCCAGAATGCCAGGACTATTGCCAAAGCACTCAGGCTGAATGAGGATTTAGTGGAGGCTATTGCCTTGGGCCATGATCTGGGCCATACACCTTTCGGGCATGCCGGTGAAAGGGCCTTGAACAGTGTCTATCATTTCAGCCACAATGAACAGAGTATCCGGGTGGTAGAATATTTGGAAAAGCGGGGGGCGGGACTGAACCTTACCTGGGAGGTAAAAGACGGCATACTCCACCATCAGACATCTGGCCATCCCCATACATTAGAAGGACAGGTACTTAGGCTGTCGGATAAAATTGCCTATATCAACCATGATATTGATGATGCCATACGGGGCAAAATCCTGGCAGAGGAAGATATTCCTTCCAGGTATCGGAAAGTTTTAGGGAATACAAGCAAAGAGCGGCTAAATACCATGGTCCATGATGTAATCACCCACAGTATGGACAGGGAGGAAATAGTGATGTCCGAGGAAGTCAAGGAGGCGATGGGAGGACTGCGCAAATTTATGTTTCAAAATGTTTATATGAACTCCAGGGCAAAGGGGGAGGAGGATAAGGCGGTCCATTTGATCGAACAACTCTATGATTACTATATCAGGCATATGGACCGCATTCCCCAGCAGTTTCTCCAGGAAGCCTATGGGCGGAAGGACTGCAGGGAGCAGATCGTGTGTGACTACATAGCAGGAATGACGGATAATTATGCCGTGAAAAAATATGGAGAATTTTTTGTTCCTGAGGCGTGGAAAAATTAAAGGAAATCAGGAGGTTTTGTCGAATATATATAATAGAGTTTCATCTGCAGGCATATTTATGGGATGCCTGGGTTTAAAATAGCTGTTTAAGGGCCTTTGGCATATAGGCTGGCAGGAATGTAATTTTTAGGCACATTGGAGGAAGCTATGTATTATCCAGAGGAATTGGTAGAAGAAGTCAGAATGAAAAATGATATAGTAGATGTCATTTCAGGGTATGTGAGGCTGCAAAAGAAGGGAAGTTCCTATTTTGGCCTCTGCCCTTTCCATAATGAAAAATCCCCTTCTTTTTCCGTGAGCCGGGACAAACAGCTGTACTATTGTTTTGGATGTGGAGCCGGGGGAAATGTGTTTACATTTCTGATGGAGTATGAGAATTATTCTTTTACGGAAGCATTGAAGTCCCTGGCCGACCGCGGGGGGGTGGCGCTGCCCGAATTAGAATATTCAAAGGAGGCGAAAGAGAAGGCTGATCAGCGCGCTGTGCTCCTTGAGATCAACAAGGCGGCCGCACAGTATTTTTATGTACAGCTTCGTTCAAAGCAGGGGGAAACGGCCTATACATATCTGAAAAACAGGGCATTATCAGAGGACACAATGAAAGCTTTTGGACTGGGGTATTCCAACAAGTATAGTGATGATTTATTCCAGTTTCTGAGAAAAAAGGGATACAGTGAAGAGTTGATCCGCAAGGCAGGCCTGATAAACACGGATGAGAAAAACGGTGTCTATGATAAGTTCTGGAACCGTGTCATGTTCCCTATCATGGATGTGAATAACCGTGTAGTAGGCTTTGGCGGGCGCGTCATGGGGGATGGTAAACCCAAGTACCTCAATTCACCAGAGACGGAGATTTTTGATAAAAGCAGGAATCTTTACGGACTGAATAGGGCGCGGACATCCCGCAAGCCGTATTTGCTGCTGTGTGAAGGGTATATGGATGTGATTGCCCTGCACCAGGCAGGATTTGCCAATGCGGCGGCTTCCCTCGGCACGGCCCTGACAACAGGGCACGCCTCCTTGATTAAGCGGTATGCTAATGAAGTTTATCTTACATATGACAGTGATGACGCGGGAACCAGGGCCGCCCTCAGGGCAGTGCCTATATTGAAGGAGGCGGGGATCGCAGCCAGGGTCATCCGTATGGATCCCTACAAAGACCCGGATGAATTTATTAAAAACCTGGGGGCAGATGAGTTTGAGAAGAGGATTGGCAATGCCAGGAACGGATTTCTGTTCAGTCTTCAGATCTTATCCGGGGAATACGATATGTCGTCCCCGGAAGGGAAAACAGCCTTTTTTAATGAAGCGGCAAAGCGTCTGACAAGTTTCGAGGACGAGCTGGAGAGGAATAATTACATTGAGGCTGTAGCCGCAGAGTATAAGGCTGAACCGGAGAGCCTCAGGAAGCTGGTTGTGAAAACTGCCGTAAAAGAGGGCATGGCAAGGCCCGCCCCACGGCCAAAGCCAGTTTCCAGTAAAGAAAAGCCGAAAGAGGATGGGATACGGGTGTCCCAAAAGGTCCTGCTGACCTGGATGATTGAGGATCCAAAGCTGTTTGGGACTATCCGGCAGTACATAACCCCGGATGATTTTACCGAGAAGCTGTACCAGACTGTGGCCCAACTTCTTTACAGGCAATATGAGTCGGGAGAACTTAATCCGGCAAAAATATTGAACCACTTTTCTGCCGAGGAGGAACACAGGGAGGCGGCCTCCCTGTTCCATACAAAAATCAGGGAGCTGTCCACAAAGGAAGAGCAGGGACAGGCGCTCAAGGAAACAATCCTGCGGGTCAAGGCCAATAGCATTGATTACAGGACCATGCACTTAGATCCCACGGATATGAAAGGACTCCAGAGGCTGATGGAAGAGAAACATATACTAGATGATATAAAGAAACTGCATATTTCTATTGAATAAGGATAAAATAATACAAGATAGCCATATACTGCGTATAGGCGAAGGAAGGATGGACACATGGAAGAAAACACACAGAAATTTGACGAGAGGCTGAAAGAACTGACTGTGCTGGGAAAGAAAAAGAAAAGTATCTTAGAGCTTCAGGAGATCAATGATTTTTTCAATGATATGGAACTGGATGCAGAACAGATGGAAAGAGTGTTCGATCATCTTGAGTCAAATAATATTGATGTGCTTAGAATCAGCGGCGATGACGATGACGTGGACGTGGAAGTCATTATTTCGGACGACGATGAAGTGGATATGGAGAACATCGACCTGTCTGTGCCGGATGGAGTCAGCATCGAGGATCCTGTGCGTATGTACTTAAAAGAGATCGGAAAGGTGCCCCTCTTAAGTGCGGAGAGAGAGATTGAGCTGGCACAGCGCATGGAGGACGGGGATGAAGATGCCAAGAAGGAGCTGGCAGAGGCAAACCTCCGTCTGGTGGTCAGTATCGCAAAGCGTTATGTGGGGCGGGGCATGCTGTTCCTGGACTTGATTCAGGAAGGGAATTTAGGACTGATAAAGGCAGTTGAGAAATTTGATTATCATAAAGGGTATAAATTCAGCACTTATGCCACATGGTGGATACGGCAGGCAATCACGAGGGCCATTGCAGACCAGGCCAGGACGATCCGTATCCCAGTGCATATGGTGGAGACGATCAATAAACTGATCCGTGTGTCCAGGCAGCTGCTCCAGGAGCTGGGGCGTGAGCCGGCGCCCGAGGAGATCGCCAAGGAGCTGGACATGCCTGTAGAGCGGGTGCGGGAGATCCTCAAAATTTCCCAGGAACCAGTATCTCTGGAAACGCCCATTGGGGAGGAGGAGGACAGCCATCTGGGTGATTTTATCCAGGATGACAACGTGCCTGTCCCGGCAGAGGCGGCTGCACAGACTCTTTTGAAGGAGCAGCTTGATGAGGTTCTTGATACCCTGACAGAGAGAGAGCAGAAGGTTCTCAGGCTTCGTTTTGGAATGAATGACGGAAGGGCCAGGACACTGGAGGAGGTTGGCAAGGAATTTGACGTCACCCGTGAGCGGATCCGCCAGATAGAGGCAAAAGCACTCAGAAAACTGCGCCATCCCAGCCGCAGCCGGAAGCTGAGGGACTATCTGGATTAGGCGGCGTATTATGGAATTATCAAAAAGACTGGCGGCAGTAGCCGGGATGGTGACTGCCGGGTATAAAACGGTGGATATAGGCACAGACCATGCTTATATCCCCATTTATCTTATGGAGAAAGAAGTTATTCCCTCGGCCATCGCCGTGGACATCAACAGGGGGCCCCTTGCGCGTGCCCGGAAGAATATAAAAGACCATGGACTGTCAGGTGGCATAGAGACAAGGCTTTCAGACGGGATGAAACAGCTTGCACAAATGGAGGCAGAAGCTGCAGTGCTGGCAGGAATGGGGGGCGGCCTGGCTATCAAGATATTGAAGGAGAGCTTTGATGTGGCTGTTAGCTTTAAAGAGTTGATTCTGCAGCCCCAGTCAGAGATTGCAAAAGTCAGGGCCTTCCTTTTGCAGGAAGGTTTTTCGTTTGTAGATGAAGATATGGTTTTGGAGGATGGGAAATTCTATACCGTAATCAAGGTATTGCCCCCTTCCGGACATGGCAGCCCTCGGCAGAATACGGCAGAGACAGCAAGGGGGAAAAATGGGGACAGGGAAGGCGTAAAATGGGACAGCCTGGAGATACAATATGGAAGGATACTCCTGCAAAAACGTCACCCCATATTAAAAATATTTCTAGAGCGGGAGCTGTCTGTGAAAAGAGAGATCTATGCCGCCCTGTCTGCACAGCACAGTGACAGGGCAGGACGAAGAGCCAGAGATCTGGAAAGAGAGATTACTTTTGTGGAGAAAGGACTAAAATACTATGCTTTGCAGTGATATTATAAAAGTCATTGAGGACACTTACCCAAAGGAGGCAGCGCTGGATTTTGATAATGTGGGACTTTTAGCGGGCAGGACTGAAAAGGAAGTGGGATGCGTCTATCTTGCCCTTGATGCTACAGGCCCGGTCATAGAGGATGCACTGAAGGCTGGGGCAGATATGCTGATCACCCACCACCCGCTGATTTTTTCACCTCTTAAGGCAGTGACAGATCAAGACTTTATCGGAAAAAGGATTCTCTGCCTGATCCAGAATGACTTGTCTTATTATGCCATGCATACGAATTATGATGTGCTTGGGATGGCAGAGCTCTCTGGCAGGCTGATGGGACTTGAAGAGCCAGAGGTGCTGGATGTAACCAGGGTACAGGATGGGAAACCAGAAGGAATAGGCAGGGTGGGAAAATTGCCTGTTCCGCTGACTTTGGAGGAATGTAGTGCATATGTCAGGCATAAGCTGAAACTAGGGCCTGTGAAAGTATTTGGGAGCCTGGACTTGACAATAAGGAGGATGGCTATATCCCCGGGGTCAGGGAAAAGCGCAGTTGAGCCTGCCTTGGAAAAGGGGGCAGATGTGCTGGTGACTGGGGATATGGGGCACCATGAAGGGATAGATGCGTGGGAGCAGGGACTTTCAGTTATTGATGCCGGGCATTATGGCACAGAATATATTTTTATGGAAGATATGGAGAAATTTCTGGCACGGAAGCTTCCTGGACTGAAAGTAGTAACAGCGCCGGCCATGCATCCCTTCCAAATACTTTAAATATCGTTTTCAATAGCCTAGTACCCCGATGTAAGCAACGGGGCACTGGGCCCTCGCGGCAACAGCCAATTGGATCTGTACAAGTCCTCTTGGCTCCTTGTTTGGGGAAATAAAAAGGCGGTGCTGGCAGAGTAATTAGAATTGTTTTATGAAATATGTGGATGCGGAAA of the Luxibacter massiliensis genome contains:
- the pap gene encoding polyphosphate:AMP phosphotransferase; this encodes MLEKVDLTKSMTKAEYKAKMPMLEARIGELQRQLKALNIPVMIVFEGFGASGKGLQIGELIQSLDPRGFTVYAVKEESKEEHFHPFLWRFWTKTPEKGRIAIFDGSWYRKVLIERFDKKTKIKEISDAYQSICSFERQLAQDGCIIIKLLLDIDQKEQKSRLKKLKSSRETAWRVSQGDLERNARYKEYSQMMEEMLQITDTDFAPWTIIEATDRRFATVKIYSVIIKSLEEQLDKVIKKKAKEKAAEAIEEFAEEGNITAEAVRTTVDEKSLGESVLSRADLTLSLSKAEYKRRLKELQKKMRLLHGEIYRRRIPVILGFEGWDAGGKGGAIKRLTAKMDPRGFVVHPTASPNDIEKAHHYLWRFWSAVPKAGHIAVFDRTWYGRVMVERIEGFCTKLEWQRAYKEINDMERDFVNAGAIVMKFWMQIDKEEQERRFKARQENPQKQWKITEEDWRNRDKWEQYEEAVNEMLIRTSTKSAPWIVVEGNDKYYARIKVLESVVQAVEDRIRDLK
- a CDS encoding deoxyguanosinetriphosphate triphosphohydrolase produces the protein MTIREQMEERELHYLSPYAVFSRDSRGRERQETECDIRPVFQRDRDRILHCKAFRRLKQKTQVFLLPKGDHYRTRLTHTLEVSQNARTIAKALRLNEDLVEAIALGHDLGHTPFGHAGERALNSVYHFSHNEQSIRVVEYLEKRGAGLNLTWEVKDGILHHQTSGHPHTLEGQVLRLSDKIAYINHDIDDAIRGKILAEEDIPSRYRKVLGNTSKERLNTMVHDVITHSMDREEIVMSEEVKEAMGGLRKFMFQNVYMNSRAKGEEDKAVHLIEQLYDYYIRHMDRIPQQFLQEAYGRKDCREQIVCDYIAGMTDNYAVKKYGEFFVPEAWKN
- the dnaG gene encoding DNA primase encodes the protein MYYPEELVEEVRMKNDIVDVISGYVRLQKKGSSYFGLCPFHNEKSPSFSVSRDKQLYYCFGCGAGGNVFTFLMEYENYSFTEALKSLADRGGVALPELEYSKEAKEKADQRAVLLEINKAAAQYFYVQLRSKQGETAYTYLKNRALSEDTMKAFGLGYSNKYSDDLFQFLRKKGYSEELIRKAGLINTDEKNGVYDKFWNRVMFPIMDVNNRVVGFGGRVMGDGKPKYLNSPETEIFDKSRNLYGLNRARTSRKPYLLLCEGYMDVIALHQAGFANAAASLGTALTTGHASLIKRYANEVYLTYDSDDAGTRAALRAVPILKEAGIAARVIRMDPYKDPDEFIKNLGADEFEKRIGNARNGFLFSLQILSGEYDMSSPEGKTAFFNEAAKRLTSFEDELERNNYIEAVAAEYKAEPESLRKLVVKTAVKEGMARPAPRPKPVSSKEKPKEDGIRVSQKVLLTWMIEDPKLFGTIRQYITPDDFTEKLYQTVAQLLYRQYESGELNPAKILNHFSAEEEHREAASLFHTKIRELSTKEEQGQALKETILRVKANSIDYRTMHLDPTDMKGLQRLMEEKHILDDIKKLHISIE
- the rpoD gene encoding RNA polymerase sigma factor RpoD, which translates into the protein MEENTQKFDERLKELTVLGKKKKSILELQEINDFFNDMELDAEQMERVFDHLESNNIDVLRISGDDDDVDVEVIISDDDEVDMENIDLSVPDGVSIEDPVRMYLKEIGKVPLLSAEREIELAQRMEDGDEDAKKELAEANLRLVVSIAKRYVGRGMLFLDLIQEGNLGLIKAVEKFDYHKGYKFSTYATWWIRQAITRAIADQARTIRIPVHMVETINKLIRVSRQLLQELGREPAPEEIAKELDMPVERVREILKISQEPVSLETPIGEEEDSHLGDFIQDDNVPVPAEAAAQTLLKEQLDEVLDTLTEREQKVLRLRFGMNDGRARTLEEVGKEFDVTRERIRQIEAKALRKLRHPSRSRKLRDYLD
- a CDS encoding tRNA (adenine(22)-N(1))-methyltransferase, whose product is MELSKRLAAVAGMVTAGYKTVDIGTDHAYIPIYLMEKEVIPSAIAVDINRGPLARARKNIKDHGLSGGIETRLSDGMKQLAQMEAEAAVLAGMGGGLAIKILKESFDVAVSFKELILQPQSEIAKVRAFLLQEGFSFVDEDMVLEDGKFYTVIKVLPPSGHGSPRQNTAETARGKNGDREGVKWDSLEIQYGRILLQKRHPILKIFLERELSVKREIYAALSAQHSDRAGRRARDLEREITFVEKGLKYYALQ
- a CDS encoding Nif3-like dinuclear metal center hexameric protein, coding for MLCSDIIKVIEDTYPKEAALDFDNVGLLAGRTEKEVGCVYLALDATGPVIEDALKAGADMLITHHPLIFSPLKAVTDQDFIGKRILCLIQNDLSYYAMHTNYDVLGMAELSGRLMGLEEPEVLDVTRVQDGKPEGIGRVGKLPVPLTLEECSAYVRHKLKLGPVKVFGSLDLTIRRMAISPGSGKSAVEPALEKGADVLVTGDMGHHEGIDAWEQGLSVIDAGHYGTEYIFMEDMEKFLARKLPGLKVVTAPAMHPFQIL